The following proteins are encoded in a genomic region of Haloarcula marina:
- a CDS encoding threonine ammonia-lyase: MDGRYDPVESPDETTVFPYHDLTPPTTDDVRRARDVVDQYLPQTPLVRSETLSAELDADVYLKREDTLPTGAFKVRGGVNLVSSLDDAFRDRGLITASSGNHGQSIAWAGREFDVPVTIGVPEDANPGKVASMERLGATVIQHGPDYDAAREHIEGIAVAEGARYVHSGNEPKLVAGVGTAGLEVVDQLPEVDRLFCPVGGGTSAAGYCLTVAELTDADVVGVQSAAAPAMYHAWTDGTLAPHDRMETMAEGVATRVPFALTMGVLGDGLSDFRLVSEDALRESVARLFRDERIVAEGACATAVAAALDAGAEIAGETVVIPISGRNIDASKLRRILDESDADA; the protein is encoded by the coding sequence ATGGACGGTCGCTACGACCCTGTGGAGTCCCCCGACGAAACGACCGTCTTCCCGTATCACGACCTGACGCCGCCCACGACGGACGACGTGCGGCGCGCCCGCGACGTCGTCGACCAGTACCTCCCCCAGACGCCGCTGGTCCGGTCCGAGACGCTGTCGGCCGAACTCGACGCCGACGTGTACTTAAAGCGGGAAGACACCCTCCCCACCGGGGCCTTCAAAGTACGAGGCGGGGTGAATCTCGTCTCCTCGCTCGACGACGCGTTCCGAGACCGGGGCCTCATCACCGCGAGTTCCGGCAACCACGGACAGTCTATCGCGTGGGCTGGCCGGGAGTTCGACGTGCCAGTGACCATCGGCGTCCCCGAGGACGCGAACCCGGGGAAAGTGGCGTCCATGGAGCGTCTCGGCGCGACGGTCATTCAACACGGCCCCGACTACGACGCCGCACGCGAACACATCGAGGGCATCGCCGTCGCGGAGGGCGCGCGCTACGTCCACTCGGGGAACGAACCGAAACTGGTCGCGGGCGTCGGCACCGCCGGTCTGGAAGTCGTCGACCAACTCCCCGAGGTCGACCGCCTGTTCTGTCCCGTCGGCGGCGGCACGTCGGCGGCGGGGTACTGCCTCACCGTCGCCGAACTGACCGACGCCGATGTCGTCGGCGTGCAGTCGGCGGCCGCACCCGCCATGTATCACGCGTGGACCGACGGCACGCTGGCCCCGCACGACCGAATGGAGACGATGGCCGAAGGCGTCGCCACTCGCGTCCCGTTCGCACTCACGATGGGGGTGCTCGGCGACGGCCTCTCGGACTTCCGTCTCGTCTCCGAGGACGCCCTCCGCGAGAGCGTGGCCCGACTGTTCCGTGACGAGCGAATCGTCGCCGAAGGGGCCTGCGCGACGGCCGTCGCCGCCGCCCTCGACGCCGGGGCGGAGATTGCCGGTGAGACGGTCGTCATCCCCATCTCCGGTCGGAACATCGACGCGTCGAAGCTTCGGCGCATCCTCGACGAGAGCGACGCCGACGCGTGA
- a CDS encoding MFS transporter encodes MERPDDHASDGPSPPRDETRGFTYWAPAIIAALSLFLGVLDTSMMNVALPAIVQDLDTTVSSMQAAIAVYSMVMAALIIPGGTLRGAIDTKRLLIVTLGVYSVGTLLAGLSWSMPVLFFSWSIVEGIAAALLLPITYSIIVENYVGSDRAKAFGAIGGVTAVGVAVGPMLGGMLTTYASWRWGFLGEFLLVLLIVGLTLRYLRSQPTNEQITVDVGGTILSILAVVGIIGGSLLAGYYGWIRPLRPLVVGGTLVQPLGLSPAIWCIGLGIALLVAFVQWEFRQHRIGRPTLIPVAVLQNRTFATGVLTFGSESLFLAGFMFTVPVFLQSALGYSAFESGVALLPFSVSTLVLAVISTGWRAYVAQKRLIQLGLVLIGLGLVLLTRATGIDQTIRDLVVPMTVIGIGLGLFTGQVVDLTMSAVPERFSNVSSGVINSLSQLGYAFGTAVAGSALLSRYYGSLVAETTLLATGTAVTGEDRRELAVKLEDALEATTQAQQDAFVSGLSPDLQRELVGILQSSMVAAQRAVLVVLVLFVLVTLLASSFLPPSKPGQAKSRDAKTTQSDEAQPATGE; translated from the coding sequence ATGGAACGTCCCGATGACCACGCCAGCGACGGTCCATCGCCACCGAGAGACGAGACGAGGGGATTCACCTACTGGGCGCCGGCGATTATCGCCGCTTTGAGCCTGTTCCTCGGCGTTCTCGATACTTCGATGATGAACGTCGCGCTCCCGGCAATCGTCCAAGACCTCGACACGACGGTTAGCTCGATGCAGGCGGCCATCGCCGTCTACTCGATGGTGATGGCCGCGTTAATCATCCCCGGCGGAACCCTCAGGGGAGCCATCGACACCAAGCGACTCCTCATCGTCACGCTGGGCGTCTACAGCGTCGGCACGCTCTTGGCGGGCCTCAGTTGGAGCATGCCGGTGCTCTTCTTTAGCTGGTCCATCGTGGAAGGCATCGCCGCCGCCCTCCTGTTGCCGATAACCTACTCCATCATCGTCGAGAACTACGTCGGGAGCGACCGCGCGAAGGCGTTCGGCGCTATCGGCGGGGTGACGGCCGTCGGCGTCGCTGTGGGTCCGATGCTCGGCGGGATGCTCACGACGTACGCTAGCTGGCGCTGGGGATTCCTCGGCGAGTTCCTCCTCGTCCTCCTCATCGTCGGGTTGACACTCCGCTACCTTCGCTCACAGCCGACCAACGAGCAGATAACGGTGGACGTTGGCGGCACGATTCTCTCGATACTCGCCGTCGTCGGGATTATCGGTGGGTCGCTCCTCGCAGGGTACTACGGGTGGATTCGTCCCCTGCGCCCGCTCGTCGTCGGGGGGACGCTCGTCCAACCGCTCGGTCTCTCGCCCGCAATCTGGTGCATCGGGTTGGGCATCGCCCTGCTCGTCGCGTTCGTTCAGTGGGAATTCCGGCAGCATCGCATCGGACGACCGACGCTGATTCCGGTAGCAGTACTGCAGAACCGGACGTTTGCGACGGGCGTTCTCACGTTCGGGAGCGAATCGCTGTTCCTCGCCGGATTCATGTTCACCGTGCCGGTGTTCCTCCAGTCCGCACTCGGGTACTCGGCGTTCGAGAGCGGCGTCGCGCTCCTGCCGTTCTCGGTGTCGACGCTCGTGTTGGCGGTGATATCCACTGGCTGGCGTGCGTACGTCGCCCAGAAACGGCTCATCCAACTCGGTCTCGTTCTCATCGGACTCGGTCTGGTGCTCCTGACGAGGGCGACCGGAATCGACCAGACCATCCGCGACTTGGTGGTGCCGATGACGGTTATCGGCATCGGGCTCGGACTGTTCACCGGACAGGTCGTGGACTTGACGATGTCTGCCGTCCCGGAGCGATTCTCGAACGTCTCCTCCGGCGTGATTAACTCGCTGAGCCAACTGGGGTACGCCTTCGGAACGGCCGTCGCCGGTTCGGCCCTCCTGTCTCGGTATTACGGGAGCCTCGTCGCCGAGACGACGCTGCTCGCGACCGGGACTGCGGTCACGGGCGAGGACCGGCGGGAACTGGCGGTCAAACTCGAAGACGCCCTCGAGGCGACGACCCAGGCCCAACAGGACGCGTTCGTAAGCGGTCTGTCGCCCGACCTCCAGCGGGAGCTAGTGGGGATACTCCAGTCCTCGATGGTGGCCGCCCAACGGGCAGTCCTGGTCGTGCTCGTGTTGTTCGTCCTCGTGACCCTCCTCGCGTCGAGTTTCCTTCCCCCCTCGAAGCCGGGACAGGCGAAAAGCCGGGACGCGAAGACCACGCAGTCCGACGAGGCACAACCGGCCACTGGCGAGTGA
- the cyaB gene encoding class IV adenylate cyclase has translation MYEVEVKVAAPAAAVVARLDELGAEQTGDVVQVDTYYDAPHRDFAETDEAFRLRRETRDGDTEARITYKGPLVEAASKTREEFETGVDDGETADAIFGQLGFEPAATVRKDRRFYRYDGYTVTVDDVEDVGEFVEVETETDAEGVDAAREGAFDVLRDLGLDPDDQIRTSYLGLLLENAGE, from the coding sequence ATGTACGAAGTCGAAGTGAAAGTCGCCGCGCCCGCCGCCGCCGTCGTCGCTCGCCTCGACGAACTGGGTGCCGAGCAGACCGGCGACGTGGTGCAGGTCGACACCTACTACGATGCGCCACACCGTGATTTCGCCGAGACGGACGAAGCCTTCAGACTCCGCCGGGAGACGCGCGACGGTGACACCGAGGCCCGAATCACGTACAAGGGGCCGCTGGTCGAGGCCGCCTCGAAGACCCGGGAAGAGTTCGAGACGGGCGTCGACGACGGGGAGACGGCCGACGCGATCTTCGGACAGTTGGGGTTCGAACCGGCCGCGACGGTCAGAAAAGACCGACGGTTCTACCGCTACGACGGCTACACGGTCACGGTCGACGACGTAGAAGACGTGGGTGAGTTCGTCGAAGTCGAGACGGAAACGGACGCGGAGGGCGTCGACGCGGCACGGGAGGGTGCGTTCGACGTGCTTCGGGACCTCGGTCTGGACCCCGACGACCAGATTCGGACCTCGTACCTCGGTCTCCTGCTCGAAAATGCAGGCGAGTAA